GCTGATCAATTGTAGAACGGAGGAGATGCTGAATTTTCAAAATCTCCTCCGTATTTTTATATCTTTGCCTGGGCCAGAAGAAGCCTTTCAATCCATCTTTGAAATGCCGGGGCACAACGTGAATATGTAGATGCGGCACGCTCTGACTGACATGGTTGTTTATTGCGACAAACGTTCCATCGGCTTTCAGACCAGCCTCCATAGCTCTTGCCAGCAGCTGCGCGTTCTGGAAAAATGGCCCGACAAGTGGCGCGGGCAGGTCAAGCAGCGTCTCGAAATGCTGCCTGGGAACCAGTAGCATATGCCCCGGAAATACAGGTCTGGCGTCTAAAAAGGCCAGCGAAATTTCGTCCTCGAAGACAATGTACGCCGGCAATTCTCCGCGAATAATCTTACAAAATACGCAATCCTGGCCTGGATCATCAGACATTGATACCCTATCGCTCCCTTTTCTTTAATGCTTATTTATATATTACGAACATTTATGGAGATGGTTCTGCATCCGTTGGGGGATGCAGGGCGACCGCAAGGGTCGCCCTGGAGAAGCCATTACTGTCCCGTCTCCAATTGCAATATCTCACTGAAATTGGGAGAACCCCAGCCGGTTGCATAGTCCCAGCCACGAGTAGCGGGATAGAACAGATTGTTGCCGCTTGTGATATCTGTATAGGGATGCAAGTTGCCGGAATGGTTGGCAAGTGAGTAGAAGGTGGGTACGCCTCCTAGCAGAGTCTTGCCCTGCTGCTGCAATCCCTGGTCGACGAGTAATGCTCCGGCTGCCCAGATGGGTGCAGCTGCGCTTGTACCACCGACGCGAAACAGGAGTCCCATATAAAAGATGTCGATATTGGGATAAGCTGCTGCCGCGACGTCGGGCACCTGGCGCAGGCCATTGGGAGCGAAAACAGGCTGGGCATTGAAGGTGAAGACGAGAGAACTGGCACCATTATAGTGATTGGTCGTTCCTGGACCAAGCTGCCAGGAAGGACGCTTAAAATCGCTATTCTGGCTTACGCCACCACCGCTGCCCCATTCGTTCTGGCAGAGAGGCGCACCGTCGTTATCGCTCCATACATCCTCGCCGGTACGTACATCGCTATTGTTTACCTGGAGATGCGTGCCACCAACCGCAATAGCGTAGGGGGCGCTGGCAGGGAACGAGACCATCGCAACATGGGAAACCCGGTATGAGAACGCGCCGCAGTCACCGCTACTGATAAAGACCGAGATGCCCTCCGCCGCCAGGTTGCGCAGGCTTCTATTG
The sequence above is a segment of the Ktedonobacteraceae bacterium genome. Coding sequences within it:
- a CDS encoding HIT family protein; protein product: MSDDPGQDCVFCKIIRGELPAYIVFEDEISLAFLDARPVFPGHMLLVPRQHFETLLDLPAPLVGPFFQNAQLLARAMEAGLKADGTFVAINNHVSQSVPHLHIHVVPRHFKDGLKGFFWPRQRYKNTEEILKIQHLLRSTIDQLRSV